The Benincasa hispida cultivar B227 chromosome 9, ASM972705v1, whole genome shotgun sequence genome has a segment encoding these proteins:
- the LOC120085420 gene encoding mitochondrial inner membrane protease subunit 2-like → MASLSTWFRYIAHKLEYSVSLSWKNYKGGQITDKEVGDAVWKNLLQGKLTYLHWVKGVEMAPTVGEAGGTLLVRKLPTADPTSVFVGDVVVVKEPEKPENYLVRRLAAVEGHEMLSTDENDEPFVLEKEQCWLLADNEKLKPKEAYDSRTFGPVSMSDIVGRAIYCLRTAVDHGPVQNSNFSMKRDSPILEIELDVDEMAKNHKA, encoded by the exons ATGGCTTCTCTCTCAACCTGGTTCCGCTACATAGCCCACAAGCTTGAATACTCCGTCTCTCTCAGTTGGAAG AACTATAAAGGAGGTCAAATTACTGACAAAGAAGTAGGTGATGCCGTTTGGAAGAATTTACTTCAGGGAAAGCTCACATACCTGCACTGGGTTAAGGGAGTGGAGATGGCCCCAACTGTAGGTGAGGCGGGGGGGACACTTCTCGTACGCAAATTACCTACTGCAGATCCAAC GAGTGTTTTTGTTGGAGATGTCGTGGTAGTGAAGGAGCCAGAGAAACCAGAAAACTATCTCGTGAGAAGATTGGCTGCAGTTGAAGGGCATGAAATGCTGTCTACAGATGAAAATGATGAGCCTTTCGTACTTGAGAAGGAACAGTGCTGGTTGTTGGCAGATAATGAGAAATTGAAGCCGAAG GAAGCGTACGACAGTCGAACATTTGGTCCAGTTTCGATGTCAGACATTGTAGGCAGAGCCATATATTGCCTACGCACAGCAGTTGATCATGGCCCGGTGCAGAACAG TAATTTTAGCATGAAAAGGGATTCGCCAATACTGGAAATCGAACTGGATGTTGATGAGATGGCGAAAAATCACAAGGCCTGA
- the LOC120085977 gene encoding putative lysine-specific demethylase JMJ16 isoform X3: MVQICTIKQTVAGFISRRSFRLRRVEQNANDDSIKTKKTGKGTLSGTSDGEMMAAACRQRPWILFDQNKEDSLEFEPMEHDVNIPPQSDLPKGVAHGCPECSNCQKVTARWRPDDARSDILEEAAVFYPTEEEFADTLHYIERIRSRAESCGICRIVPPPSWLPPCLLKEKEIWENSPFLAHYQRIDGFQKTCARDQFSNHSGDVKNKRRRLEYEYGNRCLMDPDESCGSDKKGPNSELGREFTLKAFKSYADDFKSQYFSSGNKVTNTETKSSMLQEQWEPLVDQVEGEYRRILENPTEQIEVLCGDSLGTLSLGSGFPSSSSLWTETGHVDHMDSGWNLNNLPRLPGSLLSLDSFRTCSILLPQVCVGMCFSTACWRVEEHHLPLLCYLHLGAPKIWYGIPGRYIDKFDVAMKSLPEFFVEQKRSHRGMVSQPSIATLKREGIPIYRCIQNPGEFVLVFPGACHSGFNCGFSVTEEANFAPLDWLPHGYISTERYSVERRKTLISFDRLLLGAAIEAVKAQWELSLCRKEETKDNLRWKNACGKHGILAQTIKSRIRSESLRREYLTTASQTREVTESSDAVRKYKCSICLCDLHLSAAGCSCSADRYSCLIHAKQLCSCAWSNKFFVVRYKMDNLNLLLEALEGKLSAVYKWAKENLGLAVHSYKNSSLQSQPADTPQSSEGHQSEDAGSSNAVNNSINRIKAEIKARLLQAKTLKNMKGSGGVTESVDAVKDNGIVTNTDSRISAEKTASKLQPVCSNELKGKERTSTQAVVLNGRGDDLIFSLNLESSEILPESSVSSSLESDNDWSDSSF, encoded by the exons ATGGTACAGATCTGCACTATTAAACAAACTGTAGCGG GTTTTATTTCTCGACGATCCTTCAGGCTGAGGAGGGTGGAGCAAAATGCAAATGATGATTCaattaaaacaaagaaaactgGAAAAGGGACTTTGTCCGGGACAAGTGATGGTGAAATGATGGCGGCAGCTTGTAGACAGAGACCATGGATACTATTTGACCAAAACAAGGAGGATTCTTTGGAGTTTGAACCTATGGAGCATGATGTG AACATCCCTCCACAATCTGACCTTCCAAAAGGGGTAGCTCATGGATGTCCAGAATGCAGTAACTGTCAGAAG GTCACTGCAAGGTGGCGTCCAGATGATGCAAGATCAGATATTCTTGAAGAGGCTGCTGTTTTTTATCCAACAGAGGAG GAATTTGCAGATACACTTCATTATATAGAAAGAATACGTTCAAGAGCAGAGTCATGTGGAATCTGCCGCATAGTTCCTCCTCCATCATGGTTGCCTCCATGTCTtttgaaggaaaaggaaatttGGGAAAATTCTCCTTTCTTAGCCCACTATCAGCGGATTGATGGGTTTCAAAAGACTTGTGCACGTGATCAATTTTCTAACCATAGTGGAGACGTGAAGAATAAGAGGAGAAGGTTAGAGTATGAGTATGGTAATAGATGTTTGATGGATCCCGATGAAAGTTGTGGTAGTGATAAGAAAGGCCCAAACTCAGAACTTGGTCGAGAGTTTACTCTAAAAGCTTTTAAAAGTTATGCAGATGACTTTAAATCCCAGTATTTCAGCAGTGGAAATAAGGTCACAAATACAGAAACAAAGTCATCCATGCTTCAAGAGCAGTGGGAACCTTTGGTGGATCAAGTAGAGGGTGAATATAGACGCATTCTTGAGAATCCAACCGAACAAATTGAG GTGCTATGCGGTGATAGTTTGGGTACCCTTTCACTGGGCAGCGGATTTCCATCTTCATCCAGTCTTTGGACTGAAACTGGTCATGTTGATCATATGGACTCTGGATGGAACTTAAATAATTTACCTAGACTACCTGGTTCACTTCTTTCTTTGGATAGCTTCAGGACATGTTCTATTTTGTTGCCCCAAGTGTGCGTGGGAATGTGTTTTTCTACAGCTTGTTGG CGAGTTGAAGAACACCACTTACCTTTGTTATGTTACTTGCACTTGGGAGCTCCTAAAATATGGTATGGCATTCCAGGAAGATACATTGATAAATTTGACGTAGCCATGAAGAGCCTTCCAGAATTTTTTGTGGAACAGAAAAGGTCTCATAGAGGAATG GTCAGTCAACCATCAATTGCCACATTGAAGAGAGAAGGCATACCAATTTACCGTTGCATTCAAAATCCAGGAGAGTTTGTTCTCGTCTTTCCAGGAGCATGTCATTCGGGGTTTAACTGTGGGTTTAGTGTTACCGAGGAAGCAAATTTTGCTCCTCTTGACTGGTTGCCTCACGGTTATATTTCTACGGAGCGGTACTCTGTAGAGAGAAGGAAGACGTTGATATCCTTCGATAGGCTGTTGCTTGGAGCAGCCATTGAAGCTGTGAAGGCACAATGGGAACTCTCATTATGTAGGAAGGAGGAAACTAAAGATAATTTACGATGGAAAAATGCCTGTGGAAAGCATGGGATATTAGCCCAGACAATCAAG TCTCGCATCAGAAGTGAAAGTCTCAGGAGGGAGTATCTGACAACCGCTTCACAGACGCGAGAAGTAACTGAAAGTTCTGATGCCGTCAGGAAGTACAAATGCAGCATTTGCCTATGTGATTTACACTTGTCTGCAGCTGGTTGTTCATGTTCTGCTGATAGGTACTCTTGTTTGATTCACGCTAAGCAACTCTGTTCTTGTGCTTGGAGCAACAAATTCTTTGTCGTGCGGTACAAAATGGACAACTTAAATCTTCTTCTTGAGGCTTTGGAAGGAAAATTAAGTGCAGTCTACAAATGGGCCAAAGAGAATCTTGGACTGGCTGTGCATTCTTACAAGAATAGTTCATTGCAATCTCAGCCTGCTGATACACCCCAATCTTCAGAAGGGCATCAATCTGAGGATGCAGGATCTTCGAATGCCGTTAATAACTCGATCAATAGAATTAAGGCAGAGATAAAGGCGCGTCTTCTCCAAGCGAAAACCTTGAAGAATATGAAAGGAAGTGGAGGGGTAACAGAATCCGTGGATGCAGTTAAAGACAATGGTATTGTTACGAATACGGATTCGAGAATTTCAGCAGAAAAAACTGCATCGAAGCTACAGCCAGTGTGTTCGAATGAGCTCAAAGGAAAAGAGCGTACGTCAACCCAAGCAGTAGTTTTAAATGGAAGAGGAGATGATTTAATCTTTTCACTCAATTTGGAGTCTTCTGAAATTTTACCTGAGAGCTCGGTCTCAAGCTCCTTGGAATCCGACAATGACTGGTCAGATTCTAGTTTTTAA
- the LOC120085977 gene encoding putative lysine-specific demethylase JMJ16 isoform X2 has protein sequence MDEDCTTNSLNQGVENLLASPGFISRRSFRLRRVEQNANDDSIKTKKTGKGTLSGTSDGEMMAAACRQRPWILFDQNKEDSLEFEPMEHDVNIPPQSDLPKGVAHGCPECSNCQKVTARWRPDDARSDILEEAAVFYPTEEEFADTLHYIERIRSRAESCGICRIVPPPSWLPPCLLKEKEIWENSPFLAHYQRIDGFQKTCARDQFSNHSGDVKNKRRRLEYEYGNRCLMDPDESCGSDKKGPNSELGREFTLKAFKSYADDFKSQYFSSGNKVTNTETKSSMLQEQWEPLVDQVEGEYRRILENPTEQIEVLCGDSLGTLSLGSGFPSSSSLWTETGHVDHMDSGWNLNNLPRLPGSLLSLDSFRTCSILLPQVCVGMCFSTACWRVEEHHLPLLCYLHLGAPKIWYGIPGRYIDKFDVAMKSLPEFFVEQKRSHRGMVSQPSIATLKREGIPIYRCIQNPGEFVLVFPGACHSGFNCGFSVTEEANFAPLDWLPHGYISTERYSVERRKTLISFDRLLLGAAIEAVKAQWELSLCRKEETKDNLRWKNACGKHGILAQTIKSRIRSESLRREYLTTASQTREVTESSDAVRKYKCSICLCDLHLSAAGCSCSADRYSCLIHAKQLCSCAWSNKFFVVRYKMDNLNLLLEALEGKLSAVYKWAKENLGLAVHSYKNSSLQSQPADTPQSSEGHQSEDAGSSNAVNNSINRIKAEIKARLLQAKTLKNMKGSGGVTESVDAVKDNGIVTNTDSRISAEKTASKLQPVCSNELKGKERTSTQAVVLNGRGDDLIFSLNLESSEILPESSVSSSLESDNDWSDSSF, from the exons ATGGACGAAGATTGTACAACAAATTCATTGAACCAAGGAGTTGAAAATTTATTGGCTTCCCCAGGTTTTATTTCTCGACGATCCTTCAGGCTGAGGAGGGTGGAGCAAAATGCAAATGATGATTCaattaaaacaaagaaaactgGAAAAGGGACTTTGTCCGGGACAAGTGATGGTGAAATGATGGCGGCAGCTTGTAGACAGAGACCATGGATACTATTTGACCAAAACAAGGAGGATTCTTTGGAGTTTGAACCTATGGAGCATGATGTG AACATCCCTCCACAATCTGACCTTCCAAAAGGGGTAGCTCATGGATGTCCAGAATGCAGTAACTGTCAGAAG GTCACTGCAAGGTGGCGTCCAGATGATGCAAGATCAGATATTCTTGAAGAGGCTGCTGTTTTTTATCCAACAGAGGAG GAATTTGCAGATACACTTCATTATATAGAAAGAATACGTTCAAGAGCAGAGTCATGTGGAATCTGCCGCATAGTTCCTCCTCCATCATGGTTGCCTCCATGTCTtttgaaggaaaaggaaatttGGGAAAATTCTCCTTTCTTAGCCCACTATCAGCGGATTGATGGGTTTCAAAAGACTTGTGCACGTGATCAATTTTCTAACCATAGTGGAGACGTGAAGAATAAGAGGAGAAGGTTAGAGTATGAGTATGGTAATAGATGTTTGATGGATCCCGATGAAAGTTGTGGTAGTGATAAGAAAGGCCCAAACTCAGAACTTGGTCGAGAGTTTACTCTAAAAGCTTTTAAAAGTTATGCAGATGACTTTAAATCCCAGTATTTCAGCAGTGGAAATAAGGTCACAAATACAGAAACAAAGTCATCCATGCTTCAAGAGCAGTGGGAACCTTTGGTGGATCAAGTAGAGGGTGAATATAGACGCATTCTTGAGAATCCAACCGAACAAATTGAG GTGCTATGCGGTGATAGTTTGGGTACCCTTTCACTGGGCAGCGGATTTCCATCTTCATCCAGTCTTTGGACTGAAACTGGTCATGTTGATCATATGGACTCTGGATGGAACTTAAATAATTTACCTAGACTACCTGGTTCACTTCTTTCTTTGGATAGCTTCAGGACATGTTCTATTTTGTTGCCCCAAGTGTGCGTGGGAATGTGTTTTTCTACAGCTTGTTGG CGAGTTGAAGAACACCACTTACCTTTGTTATGTTACTTGCACTTGGGAGCTCCTAAAATATGGTATGGCATTCCAGGAAGATACATTGATAAATTTGACGTAGCCATGAAGAGCCTTCCAGAATTTTTTGTGGAACAGAAAAGGTCTCATAGAGGAATG GTCAGTCAACCATCAATTGCCACATTGAAGAGAGAAGGCATACCAATTTACCGTTGCATTCAAAATCCAGGAGAGTTTGTTCTCGTCTTTCCAGGAGCATGTCATTCGGGGTTTAACTGTGGGTTTAGTGTTACCGAGGAAGCAAATTTTGCTCCTCTTGACTGGTTGCCTCACGGTTATATTTCTACGGAGCGGTACTCTGTAGAGAGAAGGAAGACGTTGATATCCTTCGATAGGCTGTTGCTTGGAGCAGCCATTGAAGCTGTGAAGGCACAATGGGAACTCTCATTATGTAGGAAGGAGGAAACTAAAGATAATTTACGATGGAAAAATGCCTGTGGAAAGCATGGGATATTAGCCCAGACAATCAAG TCTCGCATCAGAAGTGAAAGTCTCAGGAGGGAGTATCTGACAACCGCTTCACAGACGCGAGAAGTAACTGAAAGTTCTGATGCCGTCAGGAAGTACAAATGCAGCATTTGCCTATGTGATTTACACTTGTCTGCAGCTGGTTGTTCATGTTCTGCTGATAGGTACTCTTGTTTGATTCACGCTAAGCAACTCTGTTCTTGTGCTTGGAGCAACAAATTCTTTGTCGTGCGGTACAAAATGGACAACTTAAATCTTCTTCTTGAGGCTTTGGAAGGAAAATTAAGTGCAGTCTACAAATGGGCCAAAGAGAATCTTGGACTGGCTGTGCATTCTTACAAGAATAGTTCATTGCAATCTCAGCCTGCTGATACACCCCAATCTTCAGAAGGGCATCAATCTGAGGATGCAGGATCTTCGAATGCCGTTAATAACTCGATCAATAGAATTAAGGCAGAGATAAAGGCGCGTCTTCTCCAAGCGAAAACCTTGAAGAATATGAAAGGAAGTGGAGGGGTAACAGAATCCGTGGATGCAGTTAAAGACAATGGTATTGTTACGAATACGGATTCGAGAATTTCAGCAGAAAAAACTGCATCGAAGCTACAGCCAGTGTGTTCGAATGAGCTCAAAGGAAAAGAGCGTACGTCAACCCAAGCAGTAGTTTTAAATGGAAGAGGAGATGATTTAATCTTTTCACTCAATTTGGAGTCTTCTGAAATTTTACCTGAGAGCTCGGTCTCAAGCTCCTTGGAATCCGACAATGACTGGTCAGATTCTAGTTTTTAA
- the LOC120085977 gene encoding putative lysine-specific demethylase JMJ16 isoform X4 — protein sequence MMAAACRQRPWILFDQNKEDSLEFEPMEHDVNIPPQSDLPKGVAHGCPECSNCQKVTARWRPDDARSDILEEAAVFYPTEEEFADTLHYIERIRSRAESCGICRIVPPPSWLPPCLLKEKEIWENSPFLAHYQRIDGFQKTCARDQFSNHSGDVKNKRRRLEYEYGNRCLMDPDESCGSDKKGPNSELGREFTLKAFKSYADDFKSQYFSSGNKVTNTETKSSMLQEQWEPLVDQVEGEYRRILENPTEQIEVLCGDSLGTLSLGSGFPSSSSLWTETGHVDHMDSGWNLNNLPRLPGSLLSLDSFRTCSILLPQVCVGMCFSTACWRVEEHHLPLLCYLHLGAPKIWYGIPGRYIDKFDVAMKSLPEFFVEQKRSHRGMVSQPSIATLKREGIPIYRCIQNPGEFVLVFPGACHSGFNCGFSVTEEANFAPLDWLPHGYISTERYSVERRKTLISFDRLLLGAAIEAVKAQWELSLCRKEETKDNLRWKNACGKHGILAQTIKSRIRSESLRREYLTTASQTREVTESSDAVRKYKCSICLCDLHLSAAGCSCSADRYSCLIHAKQLCSCAWSNKFFVVRYKMDNLNLLLEALEGKLSAVYKWAKENLGLAVHSYKNSSLQSQPADTPQSSEGHQSEDAGSSNAVNNSINRIKAEIKARLLQAKTLKNMKGSGGVTESVDAVKDNGIVTNTDSRISAEKTASKLQPVCSNELKGKERTSTQAVVLNGRGDDLIFSLNLESSEILPESSVSSSLESDNDWSDSSF from the exons ATGATGGCGGCAGCTTGTAGACAGAGACCATGGATACTATTTGACCAAAACAAGGAGGATTCTTTGGAGTTTGAACCTATGGAGCATGATGTG AACATCCCTCCACAATCTGACCTTCCAAAAGGGGTAGCTCATGGATGTCCAGAATGCAGTAACTGTCAGAAG GTCACTGCAAGGTGGCGTCCAGATGATGCAAGATCAGATATTCTTGAAGAGGCTGCTGTTTTTTATCCAACAGAGGAG GAATTTGCAGATACACTTCATTATATAGAAAGAATACGTTCAAGAGCAGAGTCATGTGGAATCTGCCGCATAGTTCCTCCTCCATCATGGTTGCCTCCATGTCTtttgaaggaaaaggaaatttGGGAAAATTCTCCTTTCTTAGCCCACTATCAGCGGATTGATGGGTTTCAAAAGACTTGTGCACGTGATCAATTTTCTAACCATAGTGGAGACGTGAAGAATAAGAGGAGAAGGTTAGAGTATGAGTATGGTAATAGATGTTTGATGGATCCCGATGAAAGTTGTGGTAGTGATAAGAAAGGCCCAAACTCAGAACTTGGTCGAGAGTTTACTCTAAAAGCTTTTAAAAGTTATGCAGATGACTTTAAATCCCAGTATTTCAGCAGTGGAAATAAGGTCACAAATACAGAAACAAAGTCATCCATGCTTCAAGAGCAGTGGGAACCTTTGGTGGATCAAGTAGAGGGTGAATATAGACGCATTCTTGAGAATCCAACCGAACAAATTGAG GTGCTATGCGGTGATAGTTTGGGTACCCTTTCACTGGGCAGCGGATTTCCATCTTCATCCAGTCTTTGGACTGAAACTGGTCATGTTGATCATATGGACTCTGGATGGAACTTAAATAATTTACCTAGACTACCTGGTTCACTTCTTTCTTTGGATAGCTTCAGGACATGTTCTATTTTGTTGCCCCAAGTGTGCGTGGGAATGTGTTTTTCTACAGCTTGTTGG CGAGTTGAAGAACACCACTTACCTTTGTTATGTTACTTGCACTTGGGAGCTCCTAAAATATGGTATGGCATTCCAGGAAGATACATTGATAAATTTGACGTAGCCATGAAGAGCCTTCCAGAATTTTTTGTGGAACAGAAAAGGTCTCATAGAGGAATG GTCAGTCAACCATCAATTGCCACATTGAAGAGAGAAGGCATACCAATTTACCGTTGCATTCAAAATCCAGGAGAGTTTGTTCTCGTCTTTCCAGGAGCATGTCATTCGGGGTTTAACTGTGGGTTTAGTGTTACCGAGGAAGCAAATTTTGCTCCTCTTGACTGGTTGCCTCACGGTTATATTTCTACGGAGCGGTACTCTGTAGAGAGAAGGAAGACGTTGATATCCTTCGATAGGCTGTTGCTTGGAGCAGCCATTGAAGCTGTGAAGGCACAATGGGAACTCTCATTATGTAGGAAGGAGGAAACTAAAGATAATTTACGATGGAAAAATGCCTGTGGAAAGCATGGGATATTAGCCCAGACAATCAAG TCTCGCATCAGAAGTGAAAGTCTCAGGAGGGAGTATCTGACAACCGCTTCACAGACGCGAGAAGTAACTGAAAGTTCTGATGCCGTCAGGAAGTACAAATGCAGCATTTGCCTATGTGATTTACACTTGTCTGCAGCTGGTTGTTCATGTTCTGCTGATAGGTACTCTTGTTTGATTCACGCTAAGCAACTCTGTTCTTGTGCTTGGAGCAACAAATTCTTTGTCGTGCGGTACAAAATGGACAACTTAAATCTTCTTCTTGAGGCTTTGGAAGGAAAATTAAGTGCAGTCTACAAATGGGCCAAAGAGAATCTTGGACTGGCTGTGCATTCTTACAAGAATAGTTCATTGCAATCTCAGCCTGCTGATACACCCCAATCTTCAGAAGGGCATCAATCTGAGGATGCAGGATCTTCGAATGCCGTTAATAACTCGATCAATAGAATTAAGGCAGAGATAAAGGCGCGTCTTCTCCAAGCGAAAACCTTGAAGAATATGAAAGGAAGTGGAGGGGTAACAGAATCCGTGGATGCAGTTAAAGACAATGGTATTGTTACGAATACGGATTCGAGAATTTCAGCAGAAAAAACTGCATCGAAGCTACAGCCAGTGTGTTCGAATGAGCTCAAAGGAAAAGAGCGTACGTCAACCCAAGCAGTAGTTTTAAATGGAAGAGGAGATGATTTAATCTTTTCACTCAATTTGGAGTCTTCTGAAATTTTACCTGAGAGCTCGGTCTCAAGCTCCTTGGAATCCGACAATGACTGGTCAGATTCTAGTTTTTAA
- the LOC120085977 gene encoding putative lysine-specific demethylase JMJ16 isoform X1 yields the protein MVQICTIKQTVAGIMDEDCTTNSLNQGVENLLASPGFISRRSFRLRRVEQNANDDSIKTKKTGKGTLSGTSDGEMMAAACRQRPWILFDQNKEDSLEFEPMEHDVNIPPQSDLPKGVAHGCPECSNCQKVTARWRPDDARSDILEEAAVFYPTEEEFADTLHYIERIRSRAESCGICRIVPPPSWLPPCLLKEKEIWENSPFLAHYQRIDGFQKTCARDQFSNHSGDVKNKRRRLEYEYGNRCLMDPDESCGSDKKGPNSELGREFTLKAFKSYADDFKSQYFSSGNKVTNTETKSSMLQEQWEPLVDQVEGEYRRILENPTEQIEVLCGDSLGTLSLGSGFPSSSSLWTETGHVDHMDSGWNLNNLPRLPGSLLSLDSFRTCSILLPQVCVGMCFSTACWRVEEHHLPLLCYLHLGAPKIWYGIPGRYIDKFDVAMKSLPEFFVEQKRSHRGMVSQPSIATLKREGIPIYRCIQNPGEFVLVFPGACHSGFNCGFSVTEEANFAPLDWLPHGYISTERYSVERRKTLISFDRLLLGAAIEAVKAQWELSLCRKEETKDNLRWKNACGKHGILAQTIKSRIRSESLRREYLTTASQTREVTESSDAVRKYKCSICLCDLHLSAAGCSCSADRYSCLIHAKQLCSCAWSNKFFVVRYKMDNLNLLLEALEGKLSAVYKWAKENLGLAVHSYKNSSLQSQPADTPQSSEGHQSEDAGSSNAVNNSINRIKAEIKARLLQAKTLKNMKGSGGVTESVDAVKDNGIVTNTDSRISAEKTASKLQPVCSNELKGKERTSTQAVVLNGRGDDLIFSLNLESSEILPESSVSSSLESDNDWSDSSF from the exons ATGGTACAGATCTGCACTATTAAACAAACTGTAGCGG GAATTATGGACGAAGATTGTACAACAAATTCATTGAACCAAGGAGTTGAAAATTTATTGGCTTCCCCAGGTTTTATTTCTCGACGATCCTTCAGGCTGAGGAGGGTGGAGCAAAATGCAAATGATGATTCaattaaaacaaagaaaactgGAAAAGGGACTTTGTCCGGGACAAGTGATGGTGAAATGATGGCGGCAGCTTGTAGACAGAGACCATGGATACTATTTGACCAAAACAAGGAGGATTCTTTGGAGTTTGAACCTATGGAGCATGATGTG AACATCCCTCCACAATCTGACCTTCCAAAAGGGGTAGCTCATGGATGTCCAGAATGCAGTAACTGTCAGAAG GTCACTGCAAGGTGGCGTCCAGATGATGCAAGATCAGATATTCTTGAAGAGGCTGCTGTTTTTTATCCAACAGAGGAG GAATTTGCAGATACACTTCATTATATAGAAAGAATACGTTCAAGAGCAGAGTCATGTGGAATCTGCCGCATAGTTCCTCCTCCATCATGGTTGCCTCCATGTCTtttgaaggaaaaggaaatttGGGAAAATTCTCCTTTCTTAGCCCACTATCAGCGGATTGATGGGTTTCAAAAGACTTGTGCACGTGATCAATTTTCTAACCATAGTGGAGACGTGAAGAATAAGAGGAGAAGGTTAGAGTATGAGTATGGTAATAGATGTTTGATGGATCCCGATGAAAGTTGTGGTAGTGATAAGAAAGGCCCAAACTCAGAACTTGGTCGAGAGTTTACTCTAAAAGCTTTTAAAAGTTATGCAGATGACTTTAAATCCCAGTATTTCAGCAGTGGAAATAAGGTCACAAATACAGAAACAAAGTCATCCATGCTTCAAGAGCAGTGGGAACCTTTGGTGGATCAAGTAGAGGGTGAATATAGACGCATTCTTGAGAATCCAACCGAACAAATTGAG GTGCTATGCGGTGATAGTTTGGGTACCCTTTCACTGGGCAGCGGATTTCCATCTTCATCCAGTCTTTGGACTGAAACTGGTCATGTTGATCATATGGACTCTGGATGGAACTTAAATAATTTACCTAGACTACCTGGTTCACTTCTTTCTTTGGATAGCTTCAGGACATGTTCTATTTTGTTGCCCCAAGTGTGCGTGGGAATGTGTTTTTCTACAGCTTGTTGG CGAGTTGAAGAACACCACTTACCTTTGTTATGTTACTTGCACTTGGGAGCTCCTAAAATATGGTATGGCATTCCAGGAAGATACATTGATAAATTTGACGTAGCCATGAAGAGCCTTCCAGAATTTTTTGTGGAACAGAAAAGGTCTCATAGAGGAATG GTCAGTCAACCATCAATTGCCACATTGAAGAGAGAAGGCATACCAATTTACCGTTGCATTCAAAATCCAGGAGAGTTTGTTCTCGTCTTTCCAGGAGCATGTCATTCGGGGTTTAACTGTGGGTTTAGTGTTACCGAGGAAGCAAATTTTGCTCCTCTTGACTGGTTGCCTCACGGTTATATTTCTACGGAGCGGTACTCTGTAGAGAGAAGGAAGACGTTGATATCCTTCGATAGGCTGTTGCTTGGAGCAGCCATTGAAGCTGTGAAGGCACAATGGGAACTCTCATTATGTAGGAAGGAGGAAACTAAAGATAATTTACGATGGAAAAATGCCTGTGGAAAGCATGGGATATTAGCCCAGACAATCAAG TCTCGCATCAGAAGTGAAAGTCTCAGGAGGGAGTATCTGACAACCGCTTCACAGACGCGAGAAGTAACTGAAAGTTCTGATGCCGTCAGGAAGTACAAATGCAGCATTTGCCTATGTGATTTACACTTGTCTGCAGCTGGTTGTTCATGTTCTGCTGATAGGTACTCTTGTTTGATTCACGCTAAGCAACTCTGTTCTTGTGCTTGGAGCAACAAATTCTTTGTCGTGCGGTACAAAATGGACAACTTAAATCTTCTTCTTGAGGCTTTGGAAGGAAAATTAAGTGCAGTCTACAAATGGGCCAAAGAGAATCTTGGACTGGCTGTGCATTCTTACAAGAATAGTTCATTGCAATCTCAGCCTGCTGATACACCCCAATCTTCAGAAGGGCATCAATCTGAGGATGCAGGATCTTCGAATGCCGTTAATAACTCGATCAATAGAATTAAGGCAGAGATAAAGGCGCGTCTTCTCCAAGCGAAAACCTTGAAGAATATGAAAGGAAGTGGAGGGGTAACAGAATCCGTGGATGCAGTTAAAGACAATGGTATTGTTACGAATACGGATTCGAGAATTTCAGCAGAAAAAACTGCATCGAAGCTACAGCCAGTGTGTTCGAATGAGCTCAAAGGAAAAGAGCGTACGTCAACCCAAGCAGTAGTTTTAAATGGAAGAGGAGATGATTTAATCTTTTCACTCAATTTGGAGTCTTCTGAAATTTTACCTGAGAGCTCGGTCTCAAGCTCCTTGGAATCCGACAATGACTGGTCAGATTCTAGTTTTTAA